taatgtaactattcaaatatttctcgttaattctatattattaaccattgctacattattatatattattataaagtagatagtatttactatttggtATTTAGTATACCAATTTGTAAGTTATAagtcataaactcataacaGTCATAGCCAAccttacctattattattttatcaccgcaatttaatattaggtacctatctacttttatcttattaaaatgGTCAACATTTAAAACCTGTTCATATATTCATAGCCAAGGGTAGAAACAACTTGTTCTaagataattcaaaaatgagaGTCCAATGTGACCTAAATAAAGTTTTCCTCTTTTaatatgtaagaaaaaaaataagattgaaATCCGACTACTTATTCAACGAAGCGTGATCGTCGTTCATGTAATGTCTTTATGGTCATATAATTCCGAAATCGCTTCAAATtgtctttataaataactttctACGAcacctttaatttttaaagttttaacacCGACAGTTGttgagaattataaaatattagctcCATGAATCCTACATTAGCACATCGCATAAACTACACATAAAGtcagtatatacctataaatagtaatagtgTGAAACGATGTgtatcattttcatttttcggtTACGGCACTATACCTACATGTGCCAcctgtcataatattatgtttttcataattcattttcatttaaaattttcagtttacctacgtcatattattatttaaatccgCTAACTTAAAGCAACGCAAATTGACTATCATTTAACGATGTAAATCAATCTACTAGTTAAATAAGTACAGGTCAATGGTCAAAAGTGGTCTAACGGGGGAAATGAGAGGGATAGATCCtcctttgaatttttttctttaatatttataaaaattaaatttatgtatattgtactataatgtcaatgtattaaattttgatttattttaaacacccACTCCCCCCCCGTGACAAAATCATTTGACTGCACTGATTCAGGTTGTCAGATTGTTAaacctttatttttaacgctaagtaatttttaatttttgtgtaaCCATCTTCACggtaacaaaaatttaatttttaaatcacaacctaatatatttactatcaactttttaactattagagaataatacaataatattttaacactcataggtaataggtaaCACATGATGACAATTTCGATCActccaaattattaatttaatacaaactattttttaataaaaataataatccccgtttaaacaaatgttactggccaatataaaataaatccaatCATAACTATACTTTACGACTTacgtaatgttatatttattttggcaAGTTAAAGGTATGtgtgaatttaatacatacacatattaagttattttatgctatattgatttgaaattaacactcattgtttaaaataattctttttgaataaaagaaaatttaaactcAAAAGAAAAAAGCTATTGTTTTAAGCTTAGTACATTCAACAATCTaaggataaataaaaataaaatagtaaatagctgctataaacattttattactttataaaaatattgatacaaaacggtattaataatacgtaatctaacttaaatttaaaaaaaaaactatacttaaATAGATTGTTACGTAGCAGTAAAAGCCATTGGTATTTGACTATTTACAATATCATTTAAGAATGTGATTTctttgaattttcaattaatggaGTTACTACCTTATACACTAATACCGTGTatctctataaaataatataattatagatggTAGGTAGGcgataagatttaaaaatatataaacaatacaaaagcTTAGCCCAAAACAGGtgttacttattgtatatatattatattatattattagggcTAGAGACTTAAagcatttgcttatttttatggattaacttaaaatgtagcaGAGTGTTATGGAAGTGTATGCCGTGTTACAACACGTTCAATTATGAagtttgctttttttttgctttttacaacgattttatttttttgactagtttttctactttttatagttttttcagaaaattccTCGGAAAATCTTTAAACAATAAGGCAAAATGTCTCGGTAgtgaagtttgattttttataatataaatatttatttcattttttttttatttttaattagaaactttccctaatcattttgtttcaatattttttgttatccttaattatattattatttgcacgGTTAcaatcttataaattaaatttaggacTTAAGTACCTGCTTTATAATGTGaaaagaaagtttttttttaaaattaaatatttttgctcaaattcaagttttttaaatgcttatttgaGTGCTTATGATGATGAAACGCTTTTTTAAGcccttattttaatgattttaagtgcTATAAGTCCCGAGCCctgattattatatgtgcaatattaaaaaaaaaaaaaaatcggtaaATTTCTTCTTTAATTTGAATAGTCTGTACCTATCACACGTATCAAATGCTTTTCAACGACTTGATCCTTATTGGCTAgtcactttttttaaaaattataatatattgttaggtgttcttaaaaattgttgttattcTATATACATGATAACCAGGGCTCGGGACTTATAgcacttaaaatcattaaaataagggCTTAAAAAGCGCTTATAAACATCATTATAAGCACTctaataagcatttaaaaaatttaaattttaacaaaaatatttaataaaaaaaaaaataaattcttttcaCATGATAAAACAGGTACTTaggtactaaatttaatttataagttgtaaccgtgctaagaataatataattaaagataacaaaaaatattgaaacaaaatgattaggaaaaatttctaatttaaaatcaaaaaataaaaaaataaaacttcatTTTCAAGACATTTTGCCTTATTGTTTATAGACTTTCCGaggaattttctaaaaaaactgaTTAGAAAAACTGGTCAAAAAAGCAAAAACAATCAGAAATACTGCAAATAagcaactttttaaaaaatcgttgaaaaaatcaaaaaaaagcatttttttttaaatgtgctattttatatagttgtaatagttattaaaattatatttataatatataatatacattatacatttatacaccaCATAACTTTTAGGAAAACAATAGGAATTATTACTGTAAGTACGATGGCTTAAGagcaaaaagtaataacaaaataatataattatagaacacatttttatttaaaaaaatgtatctaatacatttttagagctATATTCTTCGGTTGGATGAACCACAGACTAAGATCTTAGTCCGTGGATTGAACCCATTAgagttattatagtatacctcGTATAATAggcgtataaaatatgacgtataataGCTAAATGGTATATCAATATGAGCTGCAACAATAGACTCCGTAATAAGAATGCTTATTATTCTTAGTTGTTGGTAAGTATAATGGTTTATGGCTACAAGTCTAcaatgttcaataataataaaaataatactacgataaataaaatttgttcattTACGAATTacataatcttaaaaatacgaataCGAAATTTGcatcataaactataataatactgataaagcttaaaaaaaaaataggaaattTTTGGGGGAGGCTTAGCCCTTAAAGCCCTCCCTATTCACGCCtatgattgataaaaataagtaaatgctTTAAGTCCCAAGCCCTGATGATaacaatgtgtgtaaattatggtaaaatatattattagtgttaataatacactgctctaatattattcatatagacCAGACTTCTTTGATTTCACGAGTAGGTACACAGgacatgttttaaattttacaccgTCAAGCGCGCGATACCGTAGTTCTAATGCGGCGGAGCAAGTGTCATCACACTCGAAGCACAGGCCTAATATCTACGCCACATCGGATAGGTAAATAAAGACACCAAATAGCGAACTCTGAATAGTTACAGATACCGTTCGCATTACACACTTTTGCAGCTCAGCCAGCCGTATAGAAATTAGCAAATTAGGCATGCTGCAGCCAGTAGCGTAACTACCCTCGTCAGCGCCCCGaggcaaaatatatttttcgccctacctaatataaattcgATTCCTCGACCTTTGTCATAAAAACTTTGCCGTgaccaaatttataaaattaacccAATCACATTTAtatcacattaaatattttatttcaaatcaaataaaaataaatttacaattacacaaaaccaatattattttatttgttattttgcgCCCCGAGGCAGCTGCCTCTGTTGACCCTGCggtaaatacgccactggcTGCATTGTAACGTGATATACAGCAGCGATTAAGGCTGTACCAATGCACCGCGATGCATCTATAAAGAGATTCTTCGCAGTCCTCTCGATGCGCATTATAGCTGCCTATCTACGCGTAAGACCGCGCGCGTGATCATAATAcaaatcatcatcatcattcgccgccgccgccgtaatTGATTTCTCCTCGTTGTCCGCAAAAAGAGTACTGCTACGCGTCGTCGTGTTTCTAGTGTTTCTACTCGTGTGCATTTCGCCTCCTTCCGCTAATTTCCTCTTcgaatacataacaatattataacatttatcttatctttttataatacacattatcttgacatgtataacattttacgcAGTTGGAATGGCGCGTGTTACGTTATTAATTTCCCGGCACGGTCGGTGTGTACCTATACACCCGCAGCCGCGCGTACACGTAGGCGCTTACACCACATGTAAGTACCTATCATAATTGGGCGatgtgttatttaattaccGACGCGGTTTCGTGGACCGCGGAGATGGCCGGACACGAAGACTCTTCGCTCTTCGCCATCATAACATAAGTATATAGAAGGTCCCTTCTCTTCGCGTAGGTCGAAtcgtaatgttattattatttatattattcattacacgTTGTTGTAAAAGTGTGCCTACTGTAttgtaacgtataataatgtttacgcttatctacttaaataatatatataatacgtagtttatgttatattttacgctGCCTTACGTGTGTACACTTTTACATCACGGGACGGTTTGGGTATAAATAACACGCCGAGCTTGAGGATAACCACAGTCATCAGTCCATCAGTGCACCGAAAAGAACACCGAGTGCAACacagtttatatatacatatatatatagcgtcACGTCAAGAAAAACACCTGTTCATCAACGACCATTATACTGCAGAAAATAATATGGCCGCTAAAGTGAGTACACATgcagtatacatgtataatacatcatggtatgataataatatggtggccacaattcaaattttctacgatattattccatttttattattcgttaaAGTGACTGCTCTCTGGAGGTCTGGACAAGTTGGTTTTTGCAGCTAGTAATCCATGCAATGCCTTGGAACTTTTTCATTTGTGTTTTAACTGACATTTTTCAAATCGCGTCTACATATGCAAACCGCTTATTTTGGCGTTCGTATAAGTCTTACGTCGCATAcagtacatatatacaatacctaTACTTGCTTACCTACTTCGAGTTCGGGTATTTCCGTTCGAGACTTCCATTCTATTATAGCACTCCTGGATGAATTTCGCCTTCTACTCTTCTCATGACAGTGCCAAGTGTTTCGATTTTggttcataattaattattttactgttttattttttttttttgttatacgtATTggaagtttattaaaaaaaaaaacaaatcaacataatataataatacatactattataatataatttccggattaaaagtaataattgggttaaaatatacaatgataaatctatcgaaaaataaaaatatttcacagcCTAGGTAGGTATAGACTATAggagtttaatttttagaaacattTCCCATTTATATAGATCatgtgaaattaatataagtgtattaaattaaaatattttccaattgttcattattattttaatatctattattaataattttattcgaatTTTAAGTTAACGCACGCCAATTTGAACGTAGGTCTGACATTGtagaatatgtttttaaatttgaataaaaaataattgacggTAACCCGCTTAATCttaactaaaacaaattattttatcgaaataaacagataattgactttttataaataaacactgttgtgtgaaataattttcatgcgaaaaaatgataatttttgagaGGGATAGGTTTTATCTACACTACTAATAACTGATAAGTAACAACAATCattcacaaaatatgtttttaatactcaGATAATCATGCAGggtttttttgtacattatacttTGATGAGCTgacaaatttgtaaaaaatatgtcttaaCTGCTCGATCGAATCATCAGAgctattttcgttttttcagaaaaataaacgtaTGTCATAAATCAAACATTTCTCATTAACGagaatttttagatatattattgtattattttaagcatatatttattgacagcTCGACAAGTGAAaagatataaacaatttttcaaccacacaaagtacaaaaaaataatattatttcgcaTAATAGTCGAGTATATTTTAGGGATATGAGAATATTTAGCCTATTTccacatttcaaaatatattgtaaaggtatttatattataagattattattttttgttgatgtTTACATTATACGTTACTCGTGCCATAATAtagaatcaatattattaataatcgtgCTTATCCTAagcgattttattatttaatttaaattaaataataatttaattaatcgtttaattttaattaaacgaaTACTCAACTCTATTAGGCATAAAGATTGTTTTCGaattaaaaccaatttattattttcctgaTCGtagtcatcatattatattatataatcaatgaaCCGAGGTCGGAATACATAGCTCTACATcatcatcatatattatatttatcgcgTTTTTCAGTTGTCGTATTGTCGCGCGGTCACGGTCTTCGTCGTAGCTGTATGCGCCGTAGCCTCGGCGTTTCCGTTTCAGCCGTCGCAAGACGAGTACCTCACGCAGCACGAGCACGACGGCGCATCCACTGCTGAGCACGGTGACGACGATGCAGCTGCAAGTCACGGCGGCCCGGTGCCTAAGCCCGGGTCGACGTATCACTTCCAGTACTCTGTGCACGACCCGCTGACCGGCGACGAGAAGAGTCAGAACGAGGTGGGCGACGGTCACGGATCGGTCAAGGGCTCGTATAGCCTGGTCGAGGCGGACGGCTCCACCCGGGTGGTTGAGTACACGGCCGACGACGTGCACGGGTTCAGGGCCGAGGTGAAGAGGATCGAAGCGCCGGCGCACCGTCAGCATCTGCACGACCAGTCCGTCACTACCGCCGCCGCAGCCACCGCCGATGCCGACACCCCGTCGTACAAGTTCGATTTTGCTGCCGAAAATGCCGCCGCTCGTGCAGCCGCCTCAGCTCAGCCGGCAGCCGACTACGAACTGCAACAGTCATTACACTACAACTACCCgttgcagcagcagcaacaccAACCTGAATTACACTTTTCGTCGTCGCACCGCCGTTGAAGTCTCTCATCGTTCGAGTCGTCGTTGTAGCCGTttctataaatacctatattgttattattattattgttattattatttcacatatGTTCACGCGACGCATAGTAAAATATGTGACGAGTTCGGATAATATAatcacatcatattattatcatacaatattcGATTAAACTTTATCTTCCGTGTTTGTCAAATTCGTGAGATTGtttgtatactaataatactgaGGAGTATCGAGAATcttgagaatttaaaaatacggtcattgagtatatttaaaaatggcgATTATCAGATTTCGAATaactatacttttttaaagaaaaaaagaggAGAGCATGTTTGATGAATCACTCAGTATGTAATATACGTACGTTACATGTACTTACTCGgacttgaaaatatataatacgtgttCTCTTCTCCCCACAtaacacatatttaaataactagtttatataatattaatgtgattgcatgaaaaattgattaattaaaaaaaaaaaattaaatgttcagtGATTGTTCATGAAActtgacataatatatgtaccgttcaataaatatttatatgtgtttaaagaaaaattttaatgttttgtttgaATCATTTATAGCGGTAATTGTTTCCATTTTGCATATACTTTTAGTGTCAAATgcctattcaaaatatatatccaTTATTCTCTCTTGTAAATACTTCCACAAGTTGTAAGTACCAAGGCTAATTGGgccatattttgtaaacagtttttgctattatttttatactcgtaCAGTATTgtgtaacaatttataaatattttgtaatatactaattactaatatacctaaatctataattatattgtcattttaaCAAGaacggatttttttttaatgatttatttcgtGATAAGGTTGATGATTAAGGTTTCACTATATGCAAGAGCTGACGcaaatcatatataattataaattataacataatataatatattaaatatcaattaagtaCAGAGTACCTATAGTTAGTTGAGAATCACTGACCATACATATAAAGAgaaatattcatacattttgtgTTTGAAAAGGAAGATAGTGACAACTGACAGCCTTCTAtgggttatattttaatcaagcaagaatattttcctatttagcactttatcagttttatattgtagtattaaaaacatacatttttattccacTTAACCACCGTCCAATATGCTCATAGAAcataaaaaagattaaatattaatataattaaatatatttttttattaagtttaaagtcTCTATAATCTCTATAATCATTACGTTACACTTACCTgttcaacaaaattattaggaaaagtttctaattaaaaatcaaaataaatctttataactattataaaaaaatcaaacttaacTTTCAAGACATTTtgcattattgtttatagactTTCCGAGGGATTTTCTGAAAAGAccataaaaagtagaaaaactggtcaaaaaagcaaaaataatcgGAAAATCTGGAAATAAgcatcttttaaaaaaatcgttgaaaaaagcaaaaacagcactttcaaatttcataattgaacGTGTTGTAACATGACATACACTTCCATGGTACTCtgctacattttaagttaatccataaaaataagcaaatgctTCAAGTCTCGAGTCCTGatcattatataactaaatacatatgtaGTTACATAAGTAACTACAGCTgatgtattcataaatattcgtGTCCTAATggtatttcaagttttttttttttttaaataaacatgtcaaaaaattataaaaggttgttattatgatataattaattatatctacTAAGCATTTttgatagtaaaaatatttcatattattattaatcagtatagataatataataggtaaggttaacaattaaaataaaagtttatcacAATAATCGTAATTCCTTTAATTTTGCACTATACTGACAAACATACAGGTTTGaattaccataataaatactatagtatctatatagtaatattaatataaataatataaagttaatatatataaaaatcatagatgtattaaaaattaatatgtgttgtatcctaaaattaaatttgtcagt
This genomic stretch from Rhopalosiphum maidis isolate BTI-1 chromosome 3, ASM367621v3, whole genome shotgun sequence harbors:
- the LOC113556817 gene encoding cuticle protein 8-like, translating into MAAKLSYCRAVTVFVVAVCAVASAFPFQPSQDEYLTQHEHDGASTAEHGDDDAAASHGGPVPKPGSTYHFQYSVHDPLTGDEKSQNEVGDGHGSVKGSYSLVEADGSTRVVEYTADDVHGFRAEVKRIEAPAHRQHLHDQSVTTAAAATADADTPSYKFDFAAENAAARAAASAQPAADYELQQSLHYNYPLQQQQHQPELHFSSSHRR